In one window of Sinorhizobium chiapasense DNA:
- a CDS encoding CoA-binding protein encodes MYHKGIEGFPYFLGLRSLADIATRDDRVCVLNILGGESRQVTPTSHAFSGGNVVFGTSPGRGGQVLKTPVGDIPVFNNVREGLDAGHAFDTGVVYLPPSGVRDGVAELVRVNPGLRKIVIITEKISVHDAREIRAMAQANGIDIIGGNCLGVADSWNRVRIGGALGGDKPEESLLKGSVAIFSNSGGFTTTIAQYLGTAGWGTTTLVSSGKDVYIHYAAPDFAHAFGNDDRSKAAVLYAEPGGYYEQGIDWTKPVVACVVGRWKSKLTRAVGHAGAMAGTGDSAEDKERWFMEAFGVPGLFTPENPVVSAKGAVVTNIADIPAALTAVMALNGAAPDFAPRGDLALKPWVANDQGLRLPPELAMPAVTAPEPYAGQIAALGAQVGAVVARQNMKDKSGASVMDPKTQVTSVHGHSVLDLALEPLEATFALPLVHEIATENDRAILDVAVAAEVNLVGDPILVAADAAREAGNAPNAVMATAAAIVGPKRVERALGCTRALIGLFAHSGLRDGRDEEFDASGIVCDDATRALFLATEAEAADPRPEAMLAAIAARGGRSAFLKFLGGLGGRLSRDAILAAIATTIAWGPLMRKRISRLTAETLPWYLRLYGVMVGATIPGEHHRPGSLWGIPRDERFGQWTMADLCFLAMTGKKPTPEEALPLQMLVGLLISNGPGSISAQGAKGAVSADGPQTPARMQINKAMVGFLTHTGYSHGGNGYEGIAFLLEQFKETGLTDPADPAHGLDLKAMATAFAKRYRHEKKAAKELGAELRALPGVHHPVFKGKPINYDPRERFIAEYMARHGRYNVFHAFYRELVQALYEHEASPYVFCVNVDAVIAALLLALLWSDYQTGRLSERDLETAAFTVFLYGRMIGAAAEIDDHLNRGRNMDTRTPASACGFVV; translated from the coding sequence ATGTATCACAAAGGCATCGAAGGCTTTCCCTATTTCCTCGGCCTCCGGTCACTGGCCGATATCGCGACCCGCGACGACCGGGTCTGCGTACTCAACATCCTCGGCGGCGAGTCGCGTCAGGTCACGCCGACGAGCCACGCCTTCTCCGGCGGCAACGTGGTCTTCGGCACCTCGCCCGGCCGCGGCGGGCAGGTGCTGAAGACGCCCGTGGGCGACATCCCGGTCTTCAACAACGTGCGCGAGGGGCTCGACGCCGGCCACGCCTTCGACACCGGCGTCGTCTACCTGCCGCCGTCGGGCGTGCGCGACGGCGTGGCCGAGCTCGTGCGGGTGAACCCGGGCTTGCGCAAGATCGTCATCATCACCGAGAAGATCTCCGTGCACGACGCCCGCGAGATTCGGGCGATGGCTCAGGCGAACGGCATCGACATCATCGGCGGCAACTGCCTCGGCGTCGCCGATTCGTGGAACCGCGTGCGCATCGGCGGCGCGCTCGGCGGCGACAAGCCAGAGGAGTCGCTGCTCAAAGGCTCGGTCGCGATCTTCTCGAACTCCGGCGGCTTCACCACGACGATCGCCCAGTATCTCGGCACTGCGGGCTGGGGCACGACGACGCTCGTCTCCTCCGGCAAAGACGTCTACATCCACTACGCCGCGCCCGACTTCGCCCACGCCTTCGGCAACGACGACCGTTCCAAGGCGGCGGTGCTCTATGCCGAACCCGGCGGCTACTACGAGCAGGGCATCGACTGGACGAAGCCCGTCGTCGCCTGCGTCGTCGGCCGCTGGAAGTCGAAGCTGACCCGTGCCGTCGGGCATGCCGGCGCGATGGCCGGCACGGGCGACAGCGCCGAGGACAAGGAGCGCTGGTTCATGGAGGCCTTCGGCGTGCCTGGCCTCTTCACGCCCGAGAACCCGGTCGTGTCCGCGAAGGGCGCCGTCGTCACCAACATCGCCGACATCCCCGCCGCCCTCACCGCGGTGATGGCGCTCAACGGCGCCGCGCCCGACTTCGCACCGCGTGGGGACCTCGCGCTAAAGCCCTGGGTCGCCAACGACCAGGGCCTGCGGCTGCCGCCCGAACTCGCCATGCCGGCCGTCACCGCGCCCGAGCCCTACGCCGGCCAGATCGCCGCGCTCGGCGCCCAGGTCGGGGCGGTGGTCGCGCGGCAGAACATGAAGGACAAGTCCGGCGCGTCGGTCATGGACCCGAAAACCCAGGTGACGAGCGTGCACGGCCATTCAGTGCTCGATCTCGCGCTTGAGCCGCTGGAGGCGACCTTCGCCCTGCCGCTCGTGCACGAGATCGCCACCGAGAACGACCGGGCGATACTCGACGTCGCGGTCGCAGCCGAGGTCAACCTAGTCGGCGACCCGATCCTTGTCGCCGCCGACGCAGCGCGGGAGGCCGGCAATGCTCCGAATGCGGTGATGGCAACCGCGGCCGCCATCGTCGGGCCAAAGCGCGTGGAGCGGGCGCTCGGCTGTACCCGGGCACTGATCGGGCTCTTCGCCCATTCGGGCCTTAGGGACGGGCGCGACGAGGAATTCGACGCCTCGGGGATTGTCTGCGACGACGCCACCCGGGCGCTTTTCCTGGCCACCGAGGCCGAGGCAGCCGACCCGCGTCCAGAGGCCATGCTGGCGGCGATCGCGGCCCGCGGAGGCAGGTCGGCGTTCCTGAAGTTCCTTGGGGGCCTCGGCGGCCGGTTGTCGCGGGACGCAATTCTCGCGGCCATCGCCACGACGATCGCCTGGGGGCCGCTGATGCGCAAGCGCATCTCGCGCCTTACCGCCGAGACACTGCCCTGGTACCTGCGGCTCTATGGCGTCATGGTCGGCGCGACGATCCCCGGCGAGCACCACCGGCCGGGCTCGCTATGGGGCATCCCCCGCGACGAGCGCTTTGGGCAATGGACGATGGCCGACCTCTGCTTCCTCGCCATGACTGGAAAGAAGCCCACGCCCGAGGAGGCGCTGCCGCTACAGATGCTCGTCGGGCTCCTGATTTCGAACGGCCCTGGGTCGATCTCGGCGCAGGGTGCCAAGGGCGCGGTCTCGGCGGACGGGCCACAGACGCCCGCGCGCATGCAGATCAATAAGGCGATGGTCGGCTTCCTGACCCATACCGGCTACAGCCACGGAGGCAACGGCTACGAAGGCATCGCCTTCCTGCTCGAGCAGTTCAAGGAGACGGGGCTCACGGACCCGGCCGATCCCGCCCACGGCCTCGACCTCAAGGCGATGGCGACCGCCTTCGCGAAGCGCTACCGGCACGAGAAGAAGGCGGCCAAGGAGCTCGGCGCCGAGCTGCGCGCGCTGCCCGGCGTGCACCACCCGGTGTTCAAGGGCAAGCCGATCAACTACGACCCGCGGGAGCGCTTCATCGCCGAGTACATGGCGCGGCACGGACGCTACAACGTGTTCCACGCCTTTTACCGCGAGCTGGTGCAGGCGCTCTATGAGCACGAGGCGTCGCCTTACGTCTTCTGCGTCAACGTCGACGCGGTGATCGCGGCGCTGCTTCTCGCCTTGCTCTGGTCCGACTACCAAACCGGGCGGCTCAGCGAGCGCGACCTCGAGACCGCGGCCTTCACCGTCTTTCTCTACGGCCGGATGATCGGCGCCGCCGCCGAGATCGACGACCACCTGAACCGGGGGCGCAACATGGACACCCGCACGCCCGCGTCAGCGTGCGGCTTCGTGGTTTGA
- a CDS encoding ATP citrate lyase citrate-binding domain-containing protein has protein sequence MQLNGMLYGSRLLGHVDFPVSEVLGPDAGEDAIQDLIARHGLIFVKPVFRGGVGKKGKAGLIGKARDLKTALAEKERLYFAKHRHGNAFAKANGVTFEAGIPAEHEVYFAITDDTHFRAPTMTLTHRGGVDIEDLDKSDIATVPFEALTGLKAFVVANALTDIGAPREIISPLVQHLPKLWELMHHYGMTTLELNPIRMRPGRDGRLTPVACDFKCGFDRDDPRVGRLGLPDQLFAADISAFEQEVNQLRTHQGQSDVFVINESGTILAPTFGGGANSLVTEVLGEAAIISSDFGGNPPYEKMKAVASICYRHFLAQANVLFIIGGKSNNTDILETFRGMGDALREYFAAHGPTPLYVVVGRGGPNLVRGMGNLAETLESLGLPYRFFGFDSAISEVVNYAKRIDTWMRAGGRDEIAATLGLKAAAA, from the coding sequence ATGCAACTCAACGGAATGCTCTACGGATCGAGGCTGCTCGGCCACGTCGACTTCCCCGTGTCCGAGGTGCTCGGGCCTGACGCCGGCGAAGACGCGATCCAGGACCTGATCGCCCGCCACGGCCTGATCTTCGTCAAGCCGGTCTTCCGCGGCGGTGTCGGCAAGAAGGGCAAGGCGGGACTAATCGGCAAGGCTCGGGACCTCAAGACCGCGCTCGCCGAAAAGGAGCGGCTTTACTTCGCCAAGCACCGCCATGGCAACGCCTTCGCCAAGGCGAACGGCGTGACCTTCGAGGCCGGCATTCCCGCCGAGCACGAGGTCTATTTCGCCATCACCGACGACACGCATTTCCGCGCGCCGACCATGACGCTGACCCACCGCGGCGGCGTGGACATCGAGGATCTCGATAAGTCCGACATCGCCACCGTGCCCTTCGAGGCGCTCACGGGGCTCAAGGCCTTTGTGGTGGCGAACGCGCTGACGGACATTGGCGCGCCGCGGGAGATCATCTCGCCGCTGGTGCAGCACCTGCCGAAGCTCTGGGAGCTGATGCACCACTACGGCATGACGACGCTGGAGTTGAATCCGATCCGGATGCGTCCCGGGCGCGACGGGCGGTTGACGCCGGTGGCCTGCGACTTCAAGTGCGGCTTCGACCGCGACGATCCGCGCGTGGGTCGGCTCGGGCTGCCGGACCAGCTTTTCGCGGCAGACATCTCTGCCTTCGAGCAGGAGGTGAACCAACTCCGCACCCACCAGGGCCAGTCGGACGTCTTCGTGATCAACGAGAGCGGCACCATCCTTGCCCCGACCTTCGGCGGCGGCGCCAACAGCCTCGTCACCGAGGTGCTGGGCGAGGCGGCGATCATCTCGTCGGACTTCGGCGGCAACCCGCCCTACGAGAAGATGAAGGCGGTGGCCTCGATCTGCTACCGGCACTTCCTCGCCCAGGCCAACGTACTCTTCATCATCGGCGGCAAGTCGAACAACACCGACATCCTCGAGACCTTCCGCGGCATGGGCGACGCGCTGCGCGAATATTTCGCCGCGCACGGGCCGACGCCGCTCTACGTCGTCGTAGGACGCGGCGGTCCGAACCTGGTGCGCGGTATGGGCAACCTCGCCGAGACGCTGGAGTCCCTCGGCCTACCCTACCGCTTCTTCGGCTTCGACAGCGCGATCTCCGAGGTCGTGAACTACGCCAAGCGCATCGACACGTGGATGCGCGCTGGCGGCCGCGACGAGATCGCCGCGACGCTGGGGCTCAAGGCCGCGGCGGCCTGA
- a CDS encoding ABC transporter permease, producing MNAMTERMIQLGLLVVIVGGWQLGVEAGVIDVFFFPAPFGIMKQIVAWIIDPGFYRHVSITLTETVLGYVIGTALGVAAGVWLGLSRGAYRILDPFIKALNAIPRVVLAPIFVLWLGLGLWSKVALSVTLVFFITFFNAMQGVREVNPVVLANARILGAKRSSLLTHVYFPAAASWILSSLRTSVGFAVVGAIIGEYLGSSAGLGYLIAQAEGNFDAVGVFAGIIILAVFVLIIDRILDIAEARLIKWSPHSTESRAT from the coding sequence ATGAACGCCATGACTGAACGTATGATCCAGCTGGGACTGCTGGTCGTCATTGTCGGCGGCTGGCAGCTCGGCGTGGAAGCCGGAGTGATCGATGTCTTCTTCTTCCCTGCCCCCTTCGGCATCATGAAGCAGATCGTGGCCTGGATCATCGACCCAGGCTTCTACAGGCACGTGTCGATCACGCTCACCGAGACGGTGCTCGGATACGTGATTGGTACCGCCCTCGGCGTGGCGGCCGGCGTCTGGCTAGGGCTTAGCCGTGGCGCCTATCGCATCCTCGACCCGTTCATAAAGGCACTGAACGCCATCCCCCGCGTGGTGCTCGCTCCGATCTTCGTGCTCTGGCTCGGCCTCGGGCTCTGGTCGAAGGTGGCGCTATCGGTGACGCTGGTGTTCTTCATCACCTTCTTCAACGCCATGCAGGGCGTGCGGGAAGTCAACCCGGTAGTGCTGGCGAACGCGCGAATTCTCGGGGCCAAGCGCTCGAGCCTGCTGACCCACGTCTACTTCCCCGCAGCGGCAAGCTGGATTCTGTCTTCCTTGCGCACTTCGGTCGGCTTTGCCGTCGTCGGGGCGATTATCGGCGAGTATCTCGGCTCCTCCGCCGGGCTTGGCTATCTGATCGCTCAGGCGGAAGGCAACTTCGACGCGGTCGGCGTCTTCGCCGGCATCATCATCCTCGCTGTATTCGTACTGATAATCGACCGCATCCTCGACATCGCCGAGGCCCGGCTGATCAAGTGGAGCCCGCACTCGACCGAGAGCCGGGCTACCTGA
- a CDS encoding ABC transporter ATP-binding protein: MALAVVKTASPTDSPHQAKSMVSLDSVTMAFGAYVAVQDVNLKVADGEFLAIVGPTGCGKSTILNAIAGLLKPASGTVSIDGQPVRGIQNDIGYLFQQDALLPWKTAIENVELGPMFKGVGAAERRGQSMRWLAKVGLKGFEHRYPHQLSGGQRKRVQMAQALITGPKVILMDEPFSALDIHTRHLMQNELLRLWQEERRAVVMITHDLEEAIALGDRVVVLAAGPRSRVIDSFPVDLERPRDVAEIKLDPRFMDLYRNIWSSLRGEVEKSYERHD; this comes from the coding sequence ATGGCATTGGCCGTAGTGAAAACCGCATCCCCGACGGACAGTCCGCATCAAGCAAAGTCGATGGTTTCCCTCGACTCGGTCACCATGGCCTTCGGCGCCTACGTGGCCGTGCAGGATGTGAACCTGAAAGTCGCCGATGGCGAGTTCCTCGCCATCGTTGGCCCCACCGGCTGCGGCAAGAGCACAATACTCAATGCGATTGCCGGCCTGCTGAAACCAGCGAGTGGCACTGTATCAATCGATGGGCAGCCGGTGCGCGGGATCCAGAACGACATCGGTTATCTCTTCCAGCAGGATGCATTGCTTCCGTGGAAGACCGCGATCGAAAACGTGGAACTCGGTCCCATGTTCAAGGGTGTCGGCGCTGCCGAACGCCGCGGGCAGTCGATGCGATGGCTGGCGAAAGTCGGCCTCAAGGGCTTCGAACATCGCTATCCCCATCAGCTTTCCGGCGGTCAGCGCAAGCGCGTCCAGATGGCCCAGGCGCTGATCACCGGCCCCAAGGTCATCCTGATGGACGAGCCCTTCTCCGCGCTCGATATCCATACCCGCCACCTGATGCAGAACGAGCTGTTGCGGCTTTGGCAGGAGGAACGGCGCGCCGTGGTGATGATCACACACGACCTCGAGGAGGCAATTGCTCTCGGTGATCGAGTCGTGGTGCTTGCCGCCGGACCACGCTCGCGTGTGATCGACAGCTTCCCCGTCGATCTTGAACGCCCGCGCGACGTCGCTGAAATCAAGCTCGATCCACGCTTCATGGATCTTTATCGCAACATCTGGTCATCGCTGCGCGGCGAAGTGGAGAAAAGCTATGAACGCCATGACTGA
- a CDS encoding ABC transporter substrate-binding protein encodes MRKLMLALAATVAFAGSAFADPVRISVGSYNLNNLPFPVAQGLGLYEKEGLEVTVENFASGGSKTLQALVAGSTDIAVGFYDHTIQMQSQKKSVVAFVQLARNSGLVLAGGKDSTFDPAKPETIKGAKVGITSPGSSSDFFVRYYLQRNGLSADDVSLIGVGSGSAAVAALEQGKVDLLVNYDPAATFIEAKGVGKILIDGRSDDGAKAIYGGIYPTSVLYATQSYIEENPETIQKVTNATVKALEWMNSHSAEEIVDKLPKEFISGDRDTYVKAVENAKAIFSKDGRINEEDIKTPLAVLKSFNEKVAAAEIDLTKTYTNEFVGKVPNVAAN; translated from the coding sequence ATGCGCAAGCTCATGCTCGCCCTCGCGGCAACCGTCGCGTTTGCCGGTTCCGCGTTCGCGGATCCGGTCCGCATCAGCGTCGGCTCTTACAACCTCAACAATCTTCCCTTTCCGGTCGCCCAAGGGCTCGGCCTTTATGAAAAGGAAGGCCTGGAGGTGACCGTCGAAAACTTCGCATCGGGCGGGTCGAAGACGCTGCAGGCGCTTGTTGCCGGCTCGACGGATATCGCCGTTGGCTTTTACGACCATACGATCCAGATGCAGTCGCAGAAGAAGTCTGTCGTGGCCTTCGTGCAGCTCGCCCGCAATTCCGGGCTCGTGCTGGCTGGCGGCAAGGACAGCACGTTCGACCCGGCAAAACCAGAAACGATCAAAGGTGCAAAAGTCGGGATCACTTCGCCGGGTTCGTCTTCCGACTTTTTCGTCCGCTATTACCTGCAGCGCAACGGCTTGTCCGCGGACGACGTCTCGCTAATCGGCGTTGGCTCCGGGTCTGCCGCCGTCGCGGCCCTTGAACAGGGCAAGGTCGACCTCCTCGTCAACTACGACCCGGCAGCGACCTTCATCGAGGCCAAGGGCGTCGGCAAGATCCTGATCGACGGGCGCAGCGACGACGGTGCCAAGGCGATCTATGGCGGGATTTACCCAACCTCCGTCCTCTATGCCACACAGAGCTATATCGAGGAAAATCCGGAGACCATCCAGAAGGTCACGAATGCGACGGTCAAAGCGCTCGAGTGGATGAATAGCCACTCCGCTGAAGAGATCGTCGACAAGCTCCCGAAGGAGTTTATCTCCGGCGATCGTGACACCTACGTCAAGGCGGTAGAGAACGCGAAGGCGATCTTCTCGAAGGACGGCCGTATCAACGAGGAAGATATCAAGACTCCGCTCGCCGTCCTGAAGAGCTTCAACGAAAAAGTCGCGGCGGCTGAAATCGACCTTACGAAAACCTACACGAACGAGTTCGTCGGCAAAGTCCCGAACGTCGCCGCCAACTGA
- a CDS encoding 4-oxalomesaconate tautomerase: MNDLLAIPCVLMRGGTSKGPFFLASDLPAAADPRDKILLSVMGSGHPLQIDGIGGGNPVTSKVAIVGPASIPGADVDYLFAQVRVDQQIVDTSPNCGNMLAAVGPFAIEAGLVPVRGETTLVRIHNVNTSKLIEAEVPTPNGSVSYLGEAAIDGVPGRAAPIALTFMDAAGARTGQLFPTGKPVDLIDGVAVTCIDCAMPMMLIEADSIGASGFESATELNADKELLGRLEKLRIAAGERMGLGDVRNQVTPKPVLISRPRSGGDISVRYFMPRQCHPSLATTGAVGIATACISRDTVASLLIGVRAPPVVLSIEHPSGHLDVKLYERDGKVVAGILRTARRLFEGHVFAKPVTQLGCAA; encoded by the coding sequence ATGAATGACCTGTTGGCGATCCCTTGCGTTCTGATGAGAGGCGGCACCTCAAAGGGTCCGTTCTTCTTGGCAAGCGATCTTCCCGCGGCTGCTGACCCGCGTGACAAGATCCTGCTGTCCGTCATGGGGTCAGGTCATCCGTTGCAGATCGACGGCATCGGTGGCGGCAACCCGGTCACCAGCAAGGTGGCCATCGTCGGACCTGCCAGCATTCCTGGCGCCGACGTGGATTATCTCTTTGCCCAGGTGCGGGTCGACCAACAGATTGTCGACACCTCCCCGAACTGCGGCAACATGCTGGCTGCGGTCGGCCCGTTTGCCATCGAAGCTGGACTTGTCCCGGTTCGTGGAGAAACGACGCTCGTCCGGATCCATAACGTCAACACCAGCAAGCTGATCGAGGCCGAAGTTCCCACTCCAAACGGCAGCGTCTCCTATCTCGGGGAAGCTGCAATCGATGGCGTGCCCGGCCGTGCAGCGCCGATCGCACTGACCTTCATGGACGCAGCGGGGGCTCGTACCGGACAGCTCTTTCCCACTGGCAAGCCAGTCGACTTGATCGATGGTGTGGCTGTCACCTGCATCGATTGTGCAATGCCGATGATGTTGATCGAGGCAGACTCTATCGGCGCAAGCGGCTTCGAGTCAGCGACTGAACTCAATGCTGATAAGGAATTGCTAGGACGGCTGGAAAAGCTGCGGATCGCTGCCGGCGAACGGATGGGCCTTGGAGACGTCCGCAATCAGGTAACGCCGAAGCCGGTGCTCATTTCCCGGCCAAGGTCGGGAGGCGACATCAGCGTACGGTATTTCATGCCGCGTCAATGTCATCCGTCGCTCGCAACCACGGGCGCCGTAGGGATCGCCACAGCCTGTATCAGCCGGGATACAGTCGCTTCGCTTCTGATCGGCGTGCGTGCCCCTCCAGTCGTGCTTTCCATAGAGCACCCAAGCGGCCACCTGGACGTCAAACTGTATGAAAGGGACGGCAAAGTCGTCGCTGGAATTCTTCGCACCGCCCGCCGGCTGTTCGAAGGACATGTATTCGCAAAACCTGTCACGCAACTGGGTTGCGCGGCATAA
- a CDS encoding LysR family transcriptional regulator codes for MSINCEILDLRAFLSVVELESFHRAADALHLSQPALSRRIQKLEQVIGAPLLERTTRHVSATALGTELVPLVRRMLEEFDGSLFAVRDVGSNRGGLVTIACLPTAAFYFLPTVIRQFNEEYPNIRFRILDLPATDGLQAVARGEVEFGINIMGTSDPDLTFERLAEDPFVLAARSDHPLAAKPAVGWAELEPYHLITVHRSSGNRTLLDAALAKSNIKLRWFYEVTHLSTSLGLVEAGLGISVLPRMATPQDDHPFLITRPIGDPEVSRTIGVVRRRGGTLSPAAERFLKMLMGVWGSD; via the coding sequence ATGAGCATTAATTGCGAGATCCTTGACCTTCGAGCCTTCCTGAGCGTCGTAGAGTTGGAGAGCTTTCATCGCGCGGCCGATGCCCTGCATCTGTCACAGCCCGCGTTGAGCCGCCGCATTCAAAAACTGGAGCAGGTTATCGGAGCGCCCCTCTTGGAACGGACAACCAGGCATGTATCGGCGACGGCTCTCGGCACAGAGCTCGTGCCGCTCGTCCGACGGATGCTGGAGGAGTTCGATGGTTCGCTGTTCGCCGTCCGTGACGTTGGATCCAATCGAGGCGGATTGGTGACGATCGCGTGCCTCCCCACCGCCGCATTCTATTTTCTGCCGACCGTCATCCGCCAGTTCAATGAGGAGTATCCGAACATCCGCTTTCGTATCCTCGACTTGCCAGCGACCGACGGTCTTCAAGCAGTGGCACGCGGCGAGGTAGAGTTCGGCATAAATATCATGGGCACATCGGATCCGGACCTGACCTTCGAGCGGCTCGCGGAAGACCCCTTCGTGCTGGCAGCGCGCAGCGATCACCCCCTCGCCGCCAAGCCCGCGGTCGGCTGGGCAGAGCTTGAGCCCTACCATCTGATTACCGTTCATCGATCGAGCGGCAACCGAACCTTGCTGGATGCGGCCCTGGCAAAATCGAATATCAAGCTTCGCTGGTTCTACGAGGTGACCCATCTGTCCACCTCCCTCGGTCTGGTGGAGGCCGGCCTCGGAATTTCGGTCCTGCCGCGCATGGCGACTCCGCAGGATGACCATCCGTTCTTGATCACACGCCCGATTGGCGATCCGGAGGTATCACGCACAATCGGCGTGGTTCGCCGTCGCGGCGGCACCTTGTCGCCGGCGGCAGAGCGATTTCTCAAGATGCTGATGGGCGTATGGGGGAGTGATTGA
- a CDS encoding GNAT family N-acetyltransferase encodes MDAPAAESKLIDSFKMHVAGIEGANLEQLHALSVSVGWPLRSEDLQFLRECGHGYVARDEIGRLTGSAMWFPHGDDFATIGMVITSPRLQTNGTARWLMDHVLSDCRGRNLRLNATRAAHRLYHSLGFQPVRTIYQCQGIVRRLTDLTPPTEQSVVRRLEGEDLAAVVELDTGAFGVSRAVLMGKLFAQSIGYGLFRGGQLYALALCRPFGRGYVIGPVVAESDADAIAVIRQHVAAHENKFLRLDTPVETGTFATFLSQSGLTVFDTVLSMSRRGKGRADVVPGPSLYGLASHALG; translated from the coding sequence GTGGACGCACCGGCAGCCGAATCTAAATTGATCGACAGCTTCAAAATGCATGTGGCGGGAATCGAGGGCGCCAATCTCGAGCAGTTGCATGCCTTGTCCGTTTCCGTCGGGTGGCCTCTCCGTTCCGAGGACTTGCAGTTTCTACGGGAGTGCGGCCACGGCTACGTTGCACGCGATGAAATTGGCAGGCTAACAGGTTCGGCCATGTGGTTCCCGCACGGTGACGATTTCGCCACCATAGGCATGGTGATCACTTCCCCTAGGCTGCAGACAAACGGCACCGCACGGTGGCTCATGGACCACGTGCTCTCGGATTGCCGGGGACGCAATCTCAGGCTCAATGCGACGAGGGCTGCCCATCGTCTTTATCATTCGCTCGGTTTCCAGCCCGTGCGAACCATATACCAATGCCAGGGCATTGTCCGCCGGCTGACCGATTTGACTCCGCCAACGGAACAGTCCGTGGTCCGGCGACTGGAAGGGGAGGACCTTGCCGCTGTCGTCGAGCTGGATACAGGGGCATTCGGCGTTTCGAGGGCGGTGCTGATGGGCAAGCTCTTCGCACAATCCATAGGTTACGGCTTGTTTCGCGGCGGTCAGCTGTACGCTTTGGCGCTTTGCCGTCCTTTTGGCAGGGGCTATGTCATTGGCCCGGTCGTGGCAGAATCTGATGCGGACGCCATCGCAGTTATCCGGCAGCATGTCGCCGCCCACGAAAACAAATTTCTGAGGCTCGACACACCGGTCGAGACCGGCACTTTCGCCACATTTCTCTCCCAATCGGGCCTGACCGTCTTCGACACTGTGCTCTCAATGTCCCGTCGGGGCAAAGGCCGCGCGGACGTGGTACCAGGGCCAAGCCTCTACGGTCTGGCAAGCCACGCCCTTGGTTAA
- the argE gene encoding acetylornithine deacetylase codes for MQAAEILEKLVGFRSVVGLPNEDIVAWIRGYLESHGIAVAVLPGPEGDRSNLFATIGPMDVSGYILSGHMDVVPAAESGWTSDPFRLRAEADRLYGRGTTDMKGFLAAVLAAVPSLAAMPLRRPLHLAFSYDEEAGCRGVPHMIPRLPELCREPLGAIIGEPSGMRAIRAHKGKAAARLMVRGRSGHSSRPDLGLNAIHGVAGVLTQAVAEADRLTQGPFAHVFEPPYSSLQIGTVKGGQAVNIIPDSCEVEFEARAISGIDPAELLAPVRKTAEALAAQGFEVEWQELSAYPALSLEPHALLAALLEELTGLAPLPAVSYGTEAGLFQRAGIDAIICGPGEIGRAHKPDEYILVDELLACQTMVEALGARCSA; via the coding sequence ATGCAGGCAGCGGAAATCCTGGAGAAGCTCGTTGGCTTTCGCTCCGTTGTGGGCCTACCTAATGAAGACATAGTGGCTTGGATCCGCGGCTATCTGGAAAGCCACGGCATTGCCGTGGCGGTGCTTCCCGGCCCAGAGGGTGATCGGTCCAATCTTTTCGCCACGATCGGTCCAATGGACGTGTCTGGCTATATTCTCTCAGGCCATATGGACGTGGTCCCAGCCGCAGAAAGCGGCTGGACGAGCGATCCCTTCCGCCTTCGCGCCGAGGCAGACAGACTCTATGGCCGCGGTACCACTGACATGAAGGGGTTCCTTGCTGCCGTTCTCGCCGCCGTTCCGAGCCTTGCGGCAATGCCGCTTCGCCGGCCGCTGCACCTCGCCTTCTCTTATGATGAGGAGGCCGGCTGCCGCGGCGTGCCACACATGATCCCACGCCTGCCGGAACTTTGCCGCGAACCGCTAGGCGCGATCATCGGCGAGCCGAGCGGTATGCGCGCCATCCGTGCCCACAAGGGCAAGGCGGCGGCCCGGCTGATGGTCAGGGGGCGTTCCGGGCATTCTTCACGCCCGGATCTGGGGCTGAATGCGATTCATGGCGTAGCGGGCGTCCTGACCCAAGCGGTCGCAGAAGCCGACCGGCTGACCCAGGGCCCCTTCGCGCATGTCTTCGAACCGCCCTACTCTTCCCTGCAGATTGGAACGGTAAAGGGCGGCCAGGCGGTCAACATCATTCCGGATAGCTGCGAGGTCGAGTTCGAGGCGCGAGCGATTTCCGGTATCGACCCGGCGGAACTGCTCGCGCCGGTGCGAAAGACCGCCGAGGCCCTGGCGGCACAGGGCTTCGAGGTGGAGTGGCAGGAACTCAGTGCCTATCCCGCGCTTTCGCTTGAACCTCACGCCCTGCTGGCGGCACTGCTCGAGGAATTGACCGGCCTCGCGCCTCTCCCCGCGGTCAGCTACGGCACGGAGGCGGGCCTTTTTCAACGCGCCGGCATCGACGCGATCATCTGTGGTCCCGGCGAGATCGGCCGCGCTCACAAGCCGGATGAGTACATCCTGGTCGACGAACTCTTGGCCTGTCAGACGATGGTCGAAGCGCTCGGCGCCCGCTGCAGCGCCTGA